Genomic segment of Bacteroidota bacterium:
AACGTATTCCTCTGCTTTTGTATATTGTCCTGTTTCTTTAGGGTAGTCAAGCGTCATTAGCACTTTACCATCAATAGTTGTTTTAATTACCTGGTGGCGGTTATTATCACAAATGAATAATATATCTTCTCCGTTTTCATTAAACAAAGTCAATCCATGTGCGCCGGGATACTCGGTGCCCCAGCTGCTTAACAGCTTCCCTGACTTATCATAGATCAGCACATTATTCTTTGTTTCATTGGTGAGTAGAATGATACGGCCTTTTTTATCCTGTATCATTTCATGGCAATCTTTCACCGGGTATTGCATCGCATCAGCTTTGCTCCATTTAGTATTGATGCGGTAGCGTTTATTGCCATGACCAAGAATTGTATCCTCTGGTTTGGCTGATTTTAATAATGAAGGAGTGAGCAATGTACTTGCAGCTGCTAAAGATGTTTGTTGTATAAATTGTTTTCGTTTCATTTTTTTGTTTTACCACAGAGTCACGGAGACACAGAGGAATAAAGTTTCTTATCTCCGTGACTCTGTGGTGAATTTATTGTTCATAGAATTACAGAACGATGAATGGAGCGTCGCAACCATAGCATCATAGTAGCAATGGCGTTAAGTTCATAAATAATTTCAATTAACCATCAGACCGCATTTAGCGTTCCGATGGAAAGGCTACGCAATCAATCCATTGACCACCTCACCTGCTACATCCGTCAAACGATATCGGCGACCCAGATGTTTGAATGTAAGCTGTTCATGATTCAAACCCATCAATTTCAAAACGGTTGCATGAAAGTCGTTTACATGCACTGGGTTCTCGGCAATATTATATCCGAATTCATCGGTCTCACCATACACACCGGGTTTTATACCACCGCCTGCCATCCAAATTGTAAAGCAACGAGGATGATGGTCACGTCCATAATTATCTTTTGCCAATGGACCCTGGCAATAATTAGTACGACCAAACTCTCCACCCCAGATCACTAATGTTTCATCCAGCAAACCACGTTGCTTTAAATCACGAATGAGTCCTGCACTTGCACGGTCAGTATCCATACATTGTCCTTTGATCTCACCGGGCAGATTGCCATGTCCATCCCAACCCTGGTGATATAGTTGTACAAAGCGAACACCATTTTCAGAAAGTTTGCGTGCCAGCAAACAATTAGCTGCATAAGTACCGGGTACCAAACAATCGGGTCCATATAATTTAATAATGTCTTCCGGTTCTTTACTCATATCCGTTATCTCGGGCACGGCTGTTTGCATACGATATGCCAATTCATACTGCTGGATCTTTGTATTGATCTCCGGGTCGCCAAATTCTTTATATGATTCTTCATTCAGTGCAGATACATTATCCAACATTTTTCTTCTGTCATCTTTATCTATACCATCTGGGTTGTTTAAATATAACACAGGGTTTTCGCCACTACTGAATTGTACACCCTGGTGAATTGAATCGAGAAAACCATTTGTCCAGAGTTTTGAATAAACGCCTTGTCCATTACCTTTTCCTTTTGAAAGTAACACACAAAAAGCCGGCAGGTTTTTATTCTCGCTTCCCAAACCATAACTCAACCATGAACCCATGCTGGGACGGTTACCAACCTGTGCGCCAGTTTGAAAGAACGTCAATGCCGGATCGTGATTGATAGCTTCGGTATGTAATGTTTTAATGATACATAGATCATCAGCAATAGAAGCTGTATGTGGCAGCAACTCACTTATCCAGGCACGATGCTGGCCATATTGATTGAATTTAAAATAAGAACCTGCTAATGGAAATTTTTGTTGATTAGCTGTCATGCCGGTAAGGCGTTGCCCCATTCGTATAGACGCTGGCAGATCCTGGCCAAACATTTCAATCAGCTTTGGTTTGTAATCAAACAGATCCAGTTGTGATGGTGCACCGTTCTGAAATAAATAAATAATACGTTTTGCTTTGGGAGCAAAATGTGGTAGGCCTGTCATCACTAATTCTTCTTCACTGCCGCCACCAAACAAATCAGGAATAAGCAATGAACCCAATGCTGCACTGCCTATACCAAGACTCAGCCTTGATAAAAACTTGCGGCGGTTGATATTCAATCCATGTTCGAGAATCTCTTTTTGCATCACATTTATTTTATGTTGTCATCGCTATTATTACTATTAAACTTATGTTGCGTCCGCCTGAGGCGGATCAACTTTCTATTTTCTATTCAGCACAAATCAACCACCCTGTTATTTTCTAATCATTCTTCTTTGCGCACAAATATTGAACCCCCGTCCGTACCGGCACGGGCGGGCCTACGGGGTTCTCTAATCATTTGTTTTTCTTTTACCCCGGGTTTCATCCCGATAGCCATCGGGACTACCAATATTGCGCCCCGCTGGGGCGCCGAAACGTTTTCCTTCTTCTCAACATTTCGATTTTAAAAGAACTTTCCAAATAAGCAAGCCATGTGTACCGGCAAGCCCCCTTTAGGGGGTTTGGGGGTTTATGTTTTTGTAATTGCCTCCTCCATATTGTAAATAATATTCAGCACTTTCATCATCGCTGCTGAATTATTCAGATCTAATTTTTCATTCAATGGATATTCTCCCACTTTTAAAGTTTTCAAGGCATCCAGTTTTTTCTGTTGGAATAATAGTAACTGTTCATCATAATAATTTTTAAGAATAGACAATTCTTTTTCCGATGCTTTGCGGCAGATAATTAACCGAAATGCTTTGTTTATTTTTTCTTCCGTTGATGATTGTTCACTTACTAATTTCTGCGCCAACACTCTTGATGCTTCTAATACTGTCGGATCGTTCATCATGATCAGGGCTTGTAAAGGAGTATTTGTTTTTAAACGTTTTACTTCACATTGGTCACGGTTGCTGGCATCAAACAACATCATAGATGGTGGAGGTACGGTAAGTTTGATAAATGTGTACATGCCTCTTCTATACAATGCATCGCCTTCATCCTGTTTATAAGTGGCGAGTACACCACGACCCGATGTAGCAGCCTCCCATAAACCCTTAGGCTGGTAAGGTTTTACACTCGGACCCCCGATCGTCTTATTTAACAACCCGCTGCTTGACAAAACAACATCACGAACAAACTCAGCTTGTAATCTTGTTCTGGGCGCATGCGATAAATAAATATTCTCGGGATCTTTTTTCTGTTGTGCATCTGAAATTTTTGCAGATTGACGATAAGTAGCAGACAGCAGAATCTTTTTCATCAGTAGTTTTATGTTCCATCCGCTTTCCATAAAATCAACAGCCAGCCAATCGAGCAGTTCGGGATGAGAAGGTAATTCACCCTGCATTCCAAAGTCACCCGTTGTTTTTACCAAACCTCTTCCAAATATTTCCTGCCAGAGTTGATTTACAAACACTCTTGCAGTCAGAGGATTTCTTTTATCAATCGTCCATGCTGCAAGCCCCAGCCTGTTGCGGGGGAATTTTGATTCTTCAAATTTCATTACAGCAGGAATAGCTTCAGGTTGTACTTCCGTTGTCGGCATATTGTACACACCACGGCTTAGTATATATGTTTTGCGAAGCGTATCCCTTTCTCCCATTACAGAAACAGTCATATTACCCGTATCTTTTTTATTAATGAAAGAAAGCGTTGATTTTACTTCTGCATCACTGATCGTTATCAATGGTTTCTTTGCCGGCTTCGATTGTGTTACATCGCCTTCATAGCCGATCTCTTTTGTGTTATTGAAAAAGGCAAACAAAGAATAATAATCTTTTTGCTTAAATGGGTCATACTTATGATCGTGACATTGGGCACATTCAATGGTTAAGCCTAAGATCCCTTTACCGAATGTTTTTGTTTTATCAAGTATATATTCAATGCGGTATTCCTCTTCAATTACACCACCTTCTTCTGTATATTTATGATTACGGAAGAAACCCGTTGCAAGCATTTGTTCTTTGGTAGCATTAGGTAACATATCACCAGCTATCTGCCAGGTAAGAAACTGATCATAAGGAATATTTTTATTGAAAGCATGAATAACCCAATCCCTCCAGGGCCATTGTGTTCTTATATTATCATCCTGGTAGCCGTAACTATCAGCATATCTCGCCACATCCAGCCAATGCACCGCCATCTTTTCTCCATATTGTGGCATATTCATCAACTCATCTATTGCTTTTTCATAAGCATTATCCGTTTTATCATTCAGAAATTTATCCATCAACTCCATTGACGGTGGTAAACCGGTTATATCTAAAGAAATTCTTTTCAGCAATCGTTCTTTGTCAGCTTCTTCATTAGGTGTTAAATTCTTTTCATCCAGTTTTTCTAAAATGAAATGATCAATTTCATTTTTTACCCAACTCTTGTCACTGATTTTTGGCAGTGGAGCTTTTTGAGGAGAAATAAAAGCCCAGTGTGTTTCATATTTTCCGCCTTGCTGTATCCATTTTCTGAAAAGCTTTATTTCATGATCAGTCAATGCGCAGAGATGTGAACCAGGCTCGGGCATCATATAAGAAGTATCGGTGGATGAAATGCGTTTATAGAGTTCTGATTCATTGGGTTTGCCCGGAACGATCGCAAAAGCTCCTTTGGTTTCTTTGAGCGGAGCGTAGGCGCTGTCAGCAATATCAAGTCTTAATTGTGCCTGTCTTTTATTGGCATCCGGGCCATGGCATTTAAAACATTTATCAGAAAGAATAGGACGGATATGAAAGTTGAAGCTGACAGTATCCGGCAGGGTATCACTGTTGTTTCTATTAAAACAGGAACTGACAGCAACCAATATTGTTACTATCGCAAGCAGAACCGTTATGAGCCTTAGCTTCATGAAGAATAATGAACGGAAAAGTTACGAAAATTGTACAATCAGTGTTGTCGAATTATATCTACTCATAAACAACTCTTTTAAGATAATAACCCTTCGCATCAATCAGCGGCGGCGTTTTACTATCAACTGTAACTCCCTGCATCTGCATCAGTGTCATTCTCGTTGTGCCTTTATCAGTTGTAATATCTACAGGCAATTCAATGTTTAAATTACTGAGTGTGATCTTGTATTTATCACCGGCACGATAAACAACTTTAAATTCAAGTTTATCAGTCGTCCGAAGATAGAAATCAAAAAAGGGTTTCAGGTTTTTGCCTGATTCTTTGCTGAACAACTGCTCTACATCATCTGTTGTTACAAAATTATTGTAAGTATATTTTTCATCTGTCGCCAGTTTTTTAAGAATGGGGAAGAACACCGATTCACCCAACAAATAACTCAGGCTATGCATAAAGAAAGCTCCCTTGCCATAGATCGGTCCTTTATAAGCACTGTCTGAATCGACTTGTTCGCCTCGTACTACAGGAATTTTTCCGTTTAGCGTTGCTGCCGTGTTACGCATCCGCAATAAATAAGCTTCTTCACCAGCGAGCTCTTTTGTTGCAAGCGCATCTCCAAATGAACAAATGCCTTCCTGTATCCACATATGAGCCCAATCTTTATTGGTTACTTTATTGGCCCACCATTCATGTCCGAATTCATGGTGCAATAACCAATCAAAATCTTTATCTCCTAATTTTTCATACTTGTATTTATTCCCATAAGCGATATTGGTTTGATGTTCCATACCGAGATGCGGGGTTTCCGAAGCCGCAATTCTTTCTTTGACCCATGGATATTCTCCAAAATATTTTTCCTGTATATGTGTTGATTGCTCAAATAGATCAAGAAATTTTTCAGCCTTATCATAATTTTCTTCCAACACATAATACTCCATTGGCACTTTATTTCCATTTACGGTTGTATAGATCCGTTTTGCTACTTTATAATTACCGGCATTGAAAAGAATGCAGTAATTGCTGATGGTATAATTTGTTTTCCAGTGATAAGTAGATTTATTTTTTTTTGTTTTGACTGATTGTAATAAACCCGGCCCCGCAACAACCAATCCTTTTGGAACAGTAATCAACATATCAGCACCTTCGTCAGGCTCATCACTGGGATGATCTTTACA
This window contains:
- a CDS encoding DUF1553 domain-containing protein, whose amino-acid sequence is MKLRLITVLLAIVTILVAVSSCFNRNNSDTLPDTVSFNFHIRPILSDKCFKCHGPDANKRQAQLRLDIADSAYAPLKETKGAFAIVPGKPNESELYKRISSTDTSYMMPEPGSHLCALTDHEIKLFRKWIQQGGKYETHWAFISPQKAPLPKISDKSWVKNEIDHFILEKLDEKNLTPNEEADKERLLKRISLDITGLPPSMELMDKFLNDKTDNAYEKAIDELMNMPQYGEKMAVHWLDVARYADSYGYQDDNIRTQWPWRDWVIHAFNKNIPYDQFLTWQIAGDMLPNATKEQMLATGFFRNHKYTEEGGVIEEEYRIEYILDKTKTFGKGILGLTIECAQCHDHKYDPFKQKDYYSLFAFFNNTKEIGYEGDVTQSKPAKKPLITISDAEVKSTLSFINKKDTGNMTVSVMGERDTLRKTYILSRGVYNMPTTEVQPEAIPAVMKFEESKFPRNRLGLAAWTIDKRNPLTARVFVNQLWQEIFGRGLVKTTGDFGMQGELPSHPELLDWLAVDFMESGWNIKLLMKKILLSATYRQSAKISDAQQKKDPENIYLSHAPRTRLQAEFVRDVVLSSSGLLNKTIGGPSVKPYQPKGLWEAATSGRGVLATYKQDEGDALYRRGMYTFIKLTVPPPSMMLFDASNRDQCEVKRLKTNTPLQALIMMNDPTVLEASRVLAQKLVSEQSSTEEKINKAFRLIICRKASEKELSILKNYYDEQLLLFQQKKLDALKTLKVGEYPLNEKLDLNNSAAMMKVLNIIYNMEEAITKT
- a CDS encoding DUF1501 domain-containing protein, which encodes MQKEILEHGLNINRRKFLSRLSLGIGSAALGSLLIPDLFGGGSEEELVMTGLPHFAPKAKRIIYLFQNGAPSQLDLFDYKPKLIEMFGQDLPASIRMGQRLTGMTANQQKFPLAGSYFKFNQYGQHRAWISELLPHTASIADDLCIIKTLHTEAINHDPALTFFQTGAQVGNRPSMGSWLSYGLGSENKNLPAFCVLLSKGKGNGQGVYSKLWTNGFLDSIHQGVQFSSGENPVLYLNNPDGIDKDDRRKMLDNVSALNEESYKEFGDPEINTKIQQYELAYRMQTAVPEITDMSKEPEDIIKLYGPDCLVPGTYAANCLLARKLSENGVRFVQLYHQGWDGHGNLPGEIKGQCMDTDRASAGLIRDLKQRGLLDETLVIWGGEFGRTNYCQGPLAKDNYGRDHHPRCFTIWMAGGGIKPGVYGETDEFGYNIAENPVHVNDFHATVLKLMGLNHEQLTFKHLGRRYRLTDVAGEVVNGLIA
- a CDS encoding M1 family metallopeptidase, whose protein sequence is MKKTIFILLLLAPVLSFSQNLKSGGVLKPEQAIMDIKHYTVAMEVNPETQTIDAWTEIELVLTKETSLLLFDFWNGLTVKDVLVNNKKQPFTHSTDNLIKISLAQSLQPGRIKVKISYAGKPGVAKNAPWDGGFQWSKDSKGNHWIAMTCQGEGAKIFFPCKDHPSDEPDEGADMLITVPKGLVVAGPGLLQSVKTKKNKSTYHWKTNYTISNYCILFNAGNYKVAKRIYTTVNGNKVPMEYYVLEENYDKAEKFLDLFEQSTHIQEKYFGEYPWVKERIAASETPHLGMEHQTNIAYGNKYKYEKLGDKDFDWLLHHEFGHEWWANKVTNKDWAHMWIQEGICSFGDALATKELAGEEAYLLRMRNTAATLNGKIPVVRGEQVDSDSAYKGPIYGKGAFFMHSLSYLLGESVFFPILKKLATDEKYTYNNFVTTDDVEQLFSKESGKNLKPFFDFYLRTTDKLEFKVVYRAGDKYKITLSNLNIELPVDITTDKGTTRMTLMQMQGVTVDSKTPPLIDAKGYYLKRVVYE